The sequence GCTCTGGCGCTACCAGCAGGATCTGATCGCTGCCGCCCGGAACCACGACGCGGTCGCCGCCGCCTCGGTGAACGATGCTTCGCTACTGGACGCCACGGGCCGGATCAAGGCGCACCTGGCGGCGCAGAACGAGAGCTAGCAGCCGCGCCCAATTACAGGTTCTAAAGGCCTATCCCTGGCTGAGGAACGGCCCGGGGTCAGGCTGTGGCCCTGAGTCTTGGGTAAGTTTCATCGACACGAGTTCGGTGAATCCGGCACGTCGGGCGAAGCGCACCTTTCGGCGTTTGTACACCGTGAAGCCGAGCTTGGCGTAGAGGCCGAGGGCGGGAGCATTGGTGTCCTTGATGTCCTCGAGCACGTACTCGCGATACCCGGGTTTCGCCAGCAAGTGACCCAGCAGGGCCGTGGCGACGCCCCGACCCTGATGAGCCGGCTCGGTGGCGACGAACCCGATCTCGGCCAGCCCCGGTCTGGCGCCGTCGGAGGCACGCATGAACCAACTCCGGATCACCACGTAACCGAGCAGCCCGCGCGCCAGCCCAAGGTGACGCAAAACCTCACGCCAGCGCGGCGCGAACAGCGTCTGGTTTCCCTCAGTGAGCGAGGCGAGGCCCGCCGGCTCCCCCTCCACGAGCGCGACATAGAAGCGTTCGAGCAGCAGCATGTGCTCGAACGCGTCCGCCAACTTGCCCGTGTCGCGCGAGAACGCGACGAAGTCCTCCGCGAAGCTGCGCACGTAGACCTCGGTGATGCGGCGCCGGTATCCCTCGCCGAGCTCGTCTCCCCGCTCGACCACGACCATCGTTTCGACCATCTTGCCCCCGCCCGTCACGCACCCATACGGGTGACGTTGCTCCGCCGTCGCGCATTCCTTCGTCCATCGTCGAACCTATCGATAAGGCGGGTGCGGTTCAACAGGAACGCGGGATGGTGGAGCAGCATTGGCAGCGGGCCGAAAGCGACGTTTGCGGCCCCTGGCGGCAGGTCCGCGGGTCAGCGTTCGACGGCGTTGAGGCCGCACCATTCGGCGATGAAGAGGGCGATTGATTTGGTGATGCGCCGGACGGACTCGATGTCGACCCGCTCGTCGTAGCCGTGGATCGCCTCGGAGATCGGCCCGTAGACCAGAGTCGGGGTGTCGGCGTAGAGCGTGAAGACGCGGCCGTCGAGGTAGCCGGGGGTGACGAAGGACTGCAGCTCCTTGCCGAAGACGTCGCGGTGGACGTCTCTAAGCACGTTCTCGGCGTCGCTGCCTTCCTCAAGCACATAGCCCTCCGCGAAGAAACCCGTGCGCACCGCTTTGGCCCGGATTGCGTTGCCCTGCTCGTCCGCCGTGATGCTCTCGAGCAGCTCCGTGATCTGTTTCCACACGCTTTCGGCTGAGAGTCCCGGGTAAAGCGCCACGCGCAGGTCGACGTGGCACCAGGCCGGGACGCTGGAGGGCCAGTCCCCGCCCCGGATGCCGCCCATGTTCAGGTTGATCGGGTGCTCCAGGTTCTCGAAATACCGGTGCGCGGCGCGTTCGGCGTTCCACTCGGCCTCCAGCGTGCGGAGCTTGCCCACGACGGAGTAGGCGGCGTCGATGGCGTTGAATCCCGCGAGCATCTCCCGGGGATGGGTCGGCTGGCCCGCGACCTCGAGACGGAACCAGATAACGCCGACGTTCGCCCGGACCAGCATGTCTTCCTCAGGCTCGGGGATGATCACGGCGTCGGCCCGATAGCCCCGAAGGTGGGCGGCCAGCGAGCCGTTGCCGGTGCACTCCTCCTCAACGACGGACTGCAGGTGGATCCGCCCGGCGGGTTCGAAGCCGGCGGCGCGGACGGCGTCGAAAGCGAACAGGTTGGCGGCGAGCCCGGCCTTCATATCGCCGCTTCCGCGGCCGTACAGCCAGCCCTCCTTCACGTAGGAATTCCACGGCGAGGCCGACCACTGCTCCGCCGGACCCTCGGGGACCACGTCGATGTGGCCGTTGAGGATCAGCGAGCGTCCCTGCTCGGCTTCGGGCGTCCATGTGCCGACGACGTTGATTACCTCGTCGTAGGACACGGCGATGGCTCCGGCGCCGGGGTGCGCCGACAACTCCTCGGGGTCCAGTTCCCAGCGGTCCATTTCCAGGCCCCGTTGTTCCATGGCCTCGAACAGCAATTGCTGCGCGCTGCCTTCCCGGGTGCGCAGGGAAGGATGACGGACAAGCTCCTGGGTGAAGGCGATCTGGGCGTCGAAGGCCTCATCCACGGCGGCGAGGATGCGGTCGCGGACGTTTGGATCGAGGGACATAACGTTCTCCAGTCGGTTCCATCGGACGGAGTAATCGAAGCTCCGGGACAGGTTCAGCGGTGCCGAAGAATCGGCATCAATTCGAGTCTCGCTGCGTTTGCTGGCACATGAAAGAGCAGTTTCGTACCGACAACTCCCCCAGGCCTGTGCCTTTGCACAACGAGCCAAGCGCAGGGGCCTTCAGCGGAAGCGAGGAGCGCGTCGGACACCGCCGGGGGTGCATCCTGCGTTACGACATGCCCGGCGCCGGGCACGACGATCTCCCGCACGCCTCGGCGCGGGCGGCGCCCGTAACGACGGACACATCGGCCGTTAGCCGGGGAATCCGACGAGCGGGAACGAGGCCGAGCAGCGGCCCGGCGGCTTTGAGCGAGTACCGTTCGACGGCGGTGAGCGGACTCGTGTTCCAGGTCGCGCCAAGGACAGTAAGGGATGGATACCTTCACTGCACTCCGTCAATCAGTGGCCCATCAGCCTGCTTCTGGTCAGCTAACTGCGGCCGCGCCAATTAGCTCCGTCTTGTGGCGCTCATGTGTCTCATAACTAACGATGCGCACGCGAATTTTGCCGGAAGGTTGCAATACATAGTTACGAGACTTGTCGGTTGCCATCGCGCGTCCAGGATTCCTCCGAAAATCTGTGACAGTGCAGGTGAGGCGACTGTTCCTGCGTTGAGACGTCTCGTTTCCCAAGGGTTATGAGACAAACTATGTTGTAGATAGGGCACTAACCCATTTTCATCGGGCGGGGTAAACGGCATCTCAGCAACGATGGGGCTGCGGCATCTAGGCCGCTACGAGCACGCCCTCTGCCGACCGGCTTACGGGACGGGTCAGCAACTGAATATTTGTTGTTCAAGGCTCGTCGCGATGTGCGCGTTCACTGCTGAAGATAAACAGTGCCCACCCCGCCAAAGCAACGAGTGCTACTACGAGTAATAGCCAGTTCGACTGAGCGGCTACGAAGTAGATGCCGATCGTCAGCATCGGGATTAGTGGCACAGCCCAAATAAAGGCCAGGAACCGGCCGCGTTCTCGGTATGTCCAGACCTGTCCTCTTTTGGGGAACACGTGGGCTCCTATCTTCTGGAGGTGTCTACGACTTGTCGAGGTCTGGCAACGAAACCGCGCCTGTGGCGGAGCCTAAATCGCTGAGCTTGTGTTTTCCTTCCTACGTGTGATTTTGGGCTGTGAATACCAGGAAAACCGGGGCGCATCTCTGAATTGTCCTTTGAATCATCGTTATCGAGGCTCCCGCTTCTGCAACCCGGTCGCGTAAGCGGGATCAGATCGAGTCCAAAGGATCACGCCAACGATCAGCAGAATGGCGGCCAGAAGACCCATCGGTAGCGCCAAATTCATACCGAGGAGTCCCACTACGACAGGCAGAGCAACGGCCACCAAAGCAAGAGCGAAACAAACCTTGGCTAGCCGCTTCATCTTGCGTTGCCGTAGCAGGGATG is a genomic window of Arthrobacter sp. Marseille-P9274 containing:
- a CDS encoding N-acetyltransferase; the encoded protein is MVETMVVVERGDELGEGYRRRITEVYVRSFAEDFVAFSRDTGKLADAFEHMLLLERFYVALVEGEPAGLASLTEGNQTLFAPRWREVLRHLGLARGLLGYVVIRSWFMRASDGARPGLAEIGFVATEPAHQGRGVATALLGHLLAKPGYREYVLEDIKDTNAPALGLYAKLGFTVYKRRKVRFARRAGFTELVSMKLTQDSGPQPDPGPFLSQG
- a CDS encoding ArgE/DapE family deacylase, encoding MSLDPNVRDRILAAVDEAFDAQIAFTQELVRHPSLRTREGSAQQLLFEAMEQRGLEMDRWELDPEELSAHPGAGAIAVSYDEVINVVGTWTPEAEQGRSLILNGHIDVVPEGPAEQWSASPWNSYVKEGWLYGRGSGDMKAGLAANLFAFDAVRAAGFEPAGRIHLQSVVEEECTGNGSLAAHLRGYRADAVIIPEPEEDMLVRANVGVIWFRLEVAGQPTHPREMLAGFNAIDAAYSVVGKLRTLEAEWNAERAAHRYFENLEHPINLNMGGIRGGDWPSSVPAWCHVDLRVALYPGLSAESVWKQITELLESITADEQGNAIRAKAVRTGFFAEGYVLEEGSDAENVLRDVHRDVFGKELQSFVTPGYLDGRVFTLYADTPTLVYGPISEAIHGYDERVDIESVRRITKSIALFIAEWCGLNAVER